The Gemmatimonadota bacterium genomic sequence TTGAAAAACGATGAGGATTTGTCTGAATCGTATTCCTCTTAATCCCGTTTCTGAATCTTTTTTCACAACTCTGATGGGTTCAAATTTAGATAGATAGAAGGCTGGATATATTCCCGCCATAGTTCCGACGCCTATTACAGAACAAATCACGAAGAGGGCGATATCCCAAAAATGATAGTTGAAGCCAATCTCTACGGTCGCAAATAGCTGTATCCAGGGAAGAAAATAATAAACTATTCCCCAGGCCAATAGGACAGATAGGAAAGCAAATAAAATGGATTCCCCTAAGAATTGTTTAATCAACTGAGTGCGGCTTGCTCCAACGACTTTTCTTAAACTGATTTCGTCTGTTCGATTGAGAGATTGTGCTGTTGTCAAATTTGTGAAATTGATGCAGGCAATAAGCAGAATCAATACGGCAATAGAGGATAGTATATAGATATACAGAATATCGCTATTGGGTTCGATTTCGTTTTCGAGATTTGAGTGGAGATGAATATCCGTTAAGGGCTGCAAGATAAGCTTTGAGTTGTCTCCATATGAACTTTGTGCTAAAAGGTTCAATGACACATTAAGCATTTCTGATTTCAAATTTTCAGGGAGTAACAGGTAGGTGTAGAAATGGTGAGAATTTTTACGGGATATTGCCCGCTTATTCGCGCTTTCAAGCGTGGAGAAGGAAATTAAGCAGTCGAATTTTAAGTGAGAATTGGAGAGTATATCTTTCAGGATTCCCGTAATTTTGAAATTTTTTTGAAAGGTTTCAAAAACAAGTGTCTGTCCGAGCGGGTTTGTGTTTCCAAAATACTTGATAGCCATTTGCTTTGATATGACAATTGTATTGGGTTCCCGTAAGGCTGTGTTTATATTGCCCTGAAGAAGCGAGAATGAGAATACTTTAAAAATGGAAGCGTCGGCAAAGACAATGTCTTCATAATGGCTTTGATCTCGATACTTGAGGGTGTAATGTTTCCAGGGCCACAGTCGCGTATAAAGGATTTCGGGAAATTCACTTGCCAAGCCCGGTGCGATGGGAGCCGCGATAGATGCCCAAGTTCTATCCTTAATCTGGGAGACTAACCTGTAGATTCGGTCCGATTTGTCATGATGGCGATCATAGCCGAGTTCGTGCTGCACATATAGCATGAGCATGGTGAAACAGGCGATACCTATTGATAGTCCCACAATATTGATGATCGAATACATCTTATTTCGATATAGATTTCGAAGAGCAATAGTAATATAGTTTCTGTACACAGCGATCTCTCAATTGGGATGGTTGATCTCAAATAGATTTACTCATTCTTACATCGTAGAGGATGCACTTTGACAATGAGGGGTGTGAGAGTATTTCAGAATACTATGCTATGAAACTTTATCGCGGAGCGTTTTGTCTTTTTATGTAGTAAATTAAGACCTCTATAGCTCTAAATAACAGGATTGTGCGATGTCAAATATTCTTCTCGATAAACCCGATGTCGAATCTCATCTTAAGACGCTCGGCTTCGACAGGGTGCTCGCTTATAAGCTCTGGTGTTACCGCAATGGGCTGGATACTGGTCTGGATAAAACCGCTGCTCAACGCAGGGCAGAAATTGATCTTTTGCAACGCGAGGTTGAGCAGCGCGATCCCGATGTTAGCCCGAGGCACAATGCCCACCGCGCCAAATTTATCGCCCGTATTTTTAAAGGCGAGCTTCAGAATGAGACAGTCTCTGATTTGCTCTTTCGCATTCGCGCGATTTACAATAATCTCGACGGTGATCCCGACGCGCAACAAGCACTGGGGCGCCTGGTTCTCCACGTTGAAAAATATGGCGATTTGATGCGGCCCGCGCGCGTCTGCAAGCGCTTTGGTCATACGGTTGTCAATACCTATATCGCCGCTCTTGAGCAACTCGCGCGCAATCACGCGGATTGGATTCGTCCCGTCGAGGATTGGCGACCAGATAGCTGGACACATCGGCAACTCGGAACCAAACCAGTGCGACAATTCTATAGCCTTGCGCGTCATCTTCTGGCCCAATACGATGTGCCCGCATTTTTTGATACGGCATTTCTGCAAGGCAATACACCACAGGCGCAACAGGAGCAAGCGTGGTTCATACACATTGGCATGGGGCAAAATATCCGCACAGCCGGTGTGCCTATGCGGATCACAAAGCGCATGGCGCATCTGCTCATGCAAGAGAGAGGCTACCACCACACCATTGTTCAGTGTCTTCGCAAAGTTCAATACGCAGCTTATGGCGGTCCAGGGAAATCTGCCTGGACTCTCGCGCACGGGCCTTTGGGTGAAAAACTCAAAAACGAAGATTTTTGGGAGACGGTTGTCCAATTTCTCGCCAATCAGGCTTTTCTCGAACGCAGCTATATCAATCCCATCATAGACTATATCCGCAATCAAAAATTTACGCCTCAGCGCATTCCACAACCCGATGGTACGGAGACCGAAGGGCCGCCGCCACATCCCAATTTTTGTATGAAGGGCCGCAGTATTAATAAGCTTCTCCGTCAGGTCGATGAGTGGCATCAAGAACTCACGGGTTTGGAAGATATCGAATTGGAAATCTGGGATTCCTCTGGATTCAGGGAGTTTGAACACGTTGCGCTGGATCCCAAGCTCAAACGCAATATTCATTGGACGGTTCACGAACTCATTACTTCGCAACAACTCTACACCGAGGGGCGCATTATGCATCACTGCGCGGGGTCTTATGCCAAACGCTGTGCGGCGGGTGAGAGATCTCTCTGGTCTTTGCGCGCGCTCGATCTCGACGCTGCCGAAGAGAATCAGGTGCAGGAACACGTGCTTACCATTGAGGTCGATAATAAGAAAAAATCCGTCGTTCAAAACGCTGGCAAATTCAATCTCAAACCTTTTGGCAAAAAGCATCTCGCCAAGCAACGCAAAACGGGGAATATTTACCTTCATCTCCTCCGCGAAGCGCCGACGATTATGCGCCTGTGGATGAACCGCGAAGGATTGTCTCATGGATAATACGGCGATAGCCGGTCACGCGTTTCCCTTTGTCGAAGTATCCGGTACGGCGTATGACATGGGGTATCAACACGGCAAACAGGCCGCAGATCTCGTTCACAAATATCTCGTGTGGATCGATAAACTTAC encodes the following:
- a CDS encoding PcfJ domain-containing protein, with translation MSNILLDKPDVESHLKTLGFDRVLAYKLWCYRNGLDTGLDKTAAQRRAEIDLLQREVEQRDPDVSPRHNAHRAKFIARIFKGELQNETVSDLLFRIRAIYNNLDGDPDAQQALGRLVLHVEKYGDLMRPARVCKRFGHTVVNTYIAALEQLARNHADWIRPVEDWRPDSWTHRQLGTKPVRQFYSLARHLLAQYDVPAFFDTAFLQGNTPQAQQEQAWFIHIGMGQNIRTAGVPMRITKRMAHLLMQERGYHHTIVQCLRKVQYAAYGGPGKSAWTLAHGPLGEKLKNEDFWETVVQFLANQAFLERSYINPIIDYIRNQKFTPQRIPQPDGTETEGPPPHPNFCMKGRSINKLLRQVDEWHQELTGLEDIELEIWDSSGFREFEHVALDPKLKRNIHWTVHELITSQQLYTEGRIMHHCAGSYAKRCAAGERSLWSLRALDLDAAEENQVQEHVLTIEVDNKKKSVVQNAGKFNLKPFGKKHLAKQRKTGNIYLHLLREAPTIMRLWMNREGLSHG
- a CDS encoding ABC transporter permease — translated: MYSIINIVGLSIGIACFTMLMLYVQHELGYDRHHDKSDRIYRLVSQIKDRTWASIAAPIAPGLASEFPEILYTRLWPWKHYTLKYRDQSHYEDIVFADASIFKVFSFSLLQGNINTALREPNTIVISKQMAIKYFGNTNPLGQTLVFETFQKNFKITGILKDILSNSHLKFDCLISFSTLESANKRAISRKNSHHFYTYLLLPENLKSEMLNVSLNLLAQSSYGDNSKLILQPLTDIHLHSNLENEIEPNSDILYIYILSSIAVLILLIACINFTNLTTAQSLNRTDEISLRKVVGASRTQLIKQFLGESILFAFLSVLLAWGIVYYFLPWIQLFATVEIGFNYHFWDIALFVICSVIGVGTMAGIYPAFYLSKFEPIRVVKKDSETGLRGIRFRQILIVFQ